A stretch of Buteo buteo chromosome 21, bButBut1.hap1.1, whole genome shotgun sequence DNA encodes these proteins:
- the LOC142042650 gene encoding ciliary microtubule associated protein 1A-like — protein sequence MGGLPKITTEVTPGPSDYSTDKANQHLYKCAPAPSMAFRHKAVKTDETPGPGTYTLPRLVGPNTAYTHASPCYSMKGKRKHNGFAEDLAKTPGPAAFPKVEVDTYKKRAPMYTMGSKSGIGGDKTVKPGPADYCPGKVTLIKPQAPAPTFGLRHSLYTTPLLSLQ from the exons ATGGGCGGACTTCCCAAGATAACGACCGAGGTCACCCCTGGACCAA GTGACTACTCCACCGACAAGGCCAACCAACACCTCTACAAATGCGCGCCGGCGCCGTCCATGGCCTTCCGGCACAAGGCCGTCAAAACCGATGAAACTCCAG GTCCTGGCACCTAcaccctgcccaggctggtggGACCCAACACAGCCTACACCCACGCCAGCCCCTGCTACTCcatgaaagggaagaggaagcacAACGGCTTTGCTGAAGACCTCGCCAAG ACGCCAGGTCCTGCTGCATTCCCCAAGGTGGAAGTGGACACCTACAAAAAAAGGGCTCCCATGTACACGATGGGAAGCAAAAGTGGAATTGGAGGTGACAAAACAGTGAAGCCAGGACCGGCAGACTACTGCCCGGGAAAG GTGACGCTGATCAAGCCCCAGGCCCCTGCTCCCACTTTTGGACTCCGCCATTCCCTCTACACAACTCCTCTACTGTCTCTGCAGTAA